The Argentina anserina chromosome 3, drPotAnse1.1, whole genome shotgun sequence genome includes a region encoding these proteins:
- the LOC126788260 gene encoding 3-ketoacyl-CoA synthase 12-like — protein MEFLCILYAFSALYFIFTLWKRYDKKRDQQCYILDYECHKPTDDRKLDTEYSGEIIKRTKNLGLLEYQFLLKAIVSSGIGEQTYAPRIMFDGRESCPTLEDSITEMEEFFHDSIQKVLDKQGLSPSQIDVLVVNVSMFASVPSLASRIINHYKMREDIKVYNLSGMGCSASLISVGLVRSIFKTNNNIYALVVTSESLSPNWYTGNARSMILANCLFRSGGCAVLMTNKRALKDKAMFKLKCLVRTHHGAKDESYGCCIQQEDEQGRLGFHLSKILPKAATRAFVDNLREISPKILPIRELVRFILATFLWKLRQSSSTKGLGTSPPKPLINFKTGVDHFCIHTGGKAVIDGIGKSLCLTEHDLEPARMTLHRFGNTSASSLWYVLAYMEAKKRLKKADTVLMISFGAGFKCNSCFLEVVRDLEDGNVWKDEISMYPPKSLTNPFLEKFGWVQQEDPSTFMLENYL, from the coding sequence ATGGAGTTTCTTTGTATACTCTATGCTTTCTCAGCtttgtatttcattttcacttTGTGGAAGCGTTATGATAAAAAAAGAGACCAACAATGTTACATCTTGGACTATGAATGCCACAAGCCCACAGATGATAGAAAGCTTGACACAGAGTATTCAGGGGAGATCATCAAGAGGACAAAGAATTTGGGTCTGCTAGAGTACCAGTTCCTCCTCAAAGCCATAGTGAGCTCCGGCATTGGCGAGCAGACGTATGCGCCTAGGATCATGTTTGACGGTAGGGAATCATGTCCTACATTGGAAGATTCAATCACAGAGATGGAGGAGTTCTTCCACGACAGCATTCAGAAGGTGTTGGACAAACAAGGCCTTTCCCCTTCACAAATTGATGTGCTTGTGGTTAACGTGTCAATGTTTGCTTCTGTGCCTTCTTTAGCCTCGAGGATCATAAACCACTACAAGATGAGAGAGGACATAAAGGTCTATAACCTCAGCGGGATGGGTTGCTCAGCAAGTCTAATCTCCGTTGGGTTAGTCAGGAGCATATTCAAGACAAACAATAACATTTATGCCCTTGTGGTCACTTCAGAGTCACTTAGCCCCAACTGGTACACAGGTAATGCCAGATCCATGATTCTTGCAAATTGTCTGTTCAGGTCTGGTGGCTGTGCTGTCCTCATGACTAACAAAAGGGCCTTGAAAGACAAAGCCATGTTCAAACTCAAATGTTTGGTTAGAACCCATCATGGGGCCAAAGATGAGTCATATGGTTGTTGCATACAACAAGAAGATGAGCAAGGGAGGCTTGGTTTTCATCTCTCCAAGATTTTGCCTAAGGCTGCCACAAGAGCATTTGTGGACAACCTTAGGGAGATCTCTCCCAAGATCTTGCCCATCAGGGAGTTAGTTAGGTTTATACTAGCTACCTTTTTGTGGAAACTGAGACAAAGCTCATCCACCAAGGGACTAGGGACTTCTCCACCAAAACCATTGATCAACTTCAAGACTGGTGTTGATCACTTCTGCATCCACACCGGAGGAAAGGCGGTGATCGACGGAATCGGCAAGAGTCTTTGCCTCACTGAACATGACCTAGAGCCTGCAAGAATGACACTCCACAGATTTGGGAATACTTCTGCAAGTAGTCTCTGGTATGTCTTGGCTTACATGGAGGCAAAGAAGAGGCTGAAGAAGGCTGACACTGTGTTGATGATAAGCTTTGGTGCTGGCTTTAAATGCAACAGCTGTTTTCTGGAGGTGGTGAGGGATTTGGAAGATGGCAATGTGTGGAAAGATGAAATTTCCATGTACCCACCAAAGTCCTTGACCAACCCTTTCCTGGAGAAATTTGGTTGGGTTCAACAAGAGGACCCTAGCACATTCATGCTCGAAAATTATCTATGA